CTGGACCGGACGCCGCTGTCCCCGCGAGCGCAACTCGGCGTGTTCGTCGTCGTCGCCGGCGCCGTCACCGTCGTCACCGCCGGCCCCGGCGTCGCCCTGATCGCCCACTTCACCGGGCTGCTGATCGGGCTGGCTGCGGGGCGCGCGCACCTGTTGCGGCCGTCCGGGTCGGTGTGAGCGTCCCGGCGGGCCGCGGTGTTCAGATAAGGTTTGAAAGGTGAGGCGTAGCGTTTTCTGAGTGATTCATGCCCGAAAACGCTAGCCTCGGCGGTAATCTCGACCAATTCGACTTAGATTTTGTGGATCGAGAAGCGACACCGCGACTGTTGATGAAGCTGAGTATTCAGTTGCATCTGGCTGGACTCTCACTTTCGAATACTGTTTCTGTTCTTGATGTATTCGGTGTCAAACGTGCTCGTTCAACTGTTCATAATTGGGTTCACAAGGCTGATTTACAGCCCGAAGGTGGACACTCACCGGATCACGTCGCGGTTGACGAGACCGTGATCCGACTCAACGACGAGCAGTATTGGCTGTACGCTGCTGTCGATCCGGAAACGAACAAACTGCTGCATACAAAGCTGAGACCAACTACAACGAAGGTTCTTGCTCAGTCATTTCTCGCCGAGCTCAGCGAGAAACACGACGTTGACGATGCCGTGTTTCTCGTCGATGGCTCCAAATCGTTACAAGCTGCGTGTCACCGACATGGCTTCGATTTCAGATACGAAAAACATGGAAATCGGAACGCTGTTGAACGTGTCTTTAGAGAAATAAAGCGGCGAACTATATGCTTCTCAAACTGTTTCAGCAACGCCGAAACAGAAACAGCTGACGATTGGCTCAGATCGTTCAGCTTCGCATGGAATCAGCTTATCTGAACACGATGCGGCGGGCCGGCCGAACCTATTTCCAACTGGAGCGACACGTCGGACCGTGACACCGACTCGTCGGAGTCTCTTGCGAACCGTCGGGACCGGCTCGCTCGCCGGCCTCACTGGCTGCGGCGCCATCGGCGGACGGACGGCCACACCCGACTGCGACGTGGCCTGCTTCGAGAGCGACCGCGAGCGCGCCGACGACGGCCCCGACAGCCTCACGCTCACCCACGTCGCCGGTCGGGACCTGTCCGCCGGGGAAGTCGCCGTCTCCGGGGTCGCGTTCGACTGGCCGCCCGCCCGCGAGTCCGGTTTCACCTACTCGTGGGCCGAGCTGGCCGATGTAGGCCCCAAAGACGGGATCGCCGGCCGGTCGCTGGTCGTCGAGCCTGCGCTGGTCGACGCCGTCCGGATCTCGTGGATTCGCGACGGCGAACCGGTCGAACTCGGCGCGTTCCGCGTGGCGGACTGCGAGCGCGGCGTGGCCTGTTTCGAGGCCATCCACCGGGGTGCCGACGACGCGCTGGACCGGTTGACCGTCCGCCACGTCGACGGCCAGGATCTGCCCGCCGAGGAGGTGTTCCTGACCGGCGTCGCCGAGGAGTACCCGCCCGACCCCGAGACCGGTCGGACGGTCGCCTGGCACGAACTGAGCGACCTGGCGCCCGGCGACGGCATCGCCGGCGCGACGGTCCAAGCGAAGCTCGGCCTCGTCGAGCGAGTTTCCGTGCTGTGGCGCCGCGGCGGCGAGGAGTCCGCCGTCGAGTCCTTCCAGTTGTACTAGTCGTCGATCGCCCGTGGGGCGGTACGAACCCCCTATCTCACAGAAAATCCGCCGCTGTCACGCTCTCCAGATACGACTCGCTGACGTACCGGTATTCGATCTGTCCCTCGAACCCGTGCTCTGGAAGTAACCGCTCGGCCGCCCGTCCAGCCGGTCTGTCCGTCGTCAGGAGGTCGACACCCTCTGCGTCACCGCCGTCGAGTAACTGGGCGGCGAGGCCGACCAGTGCCGTATCCGCCTTTTCGATACCGTCTTCCTCACGCCCGGTTTCGTTCGCGATCACTCGCCGCGCGTCGTCCATGACCGTCGAGACGAGTGGGTTCGCGTAGTCGAGTTCCGCGGCGACGACGATCCATCCTTCCTCAAAGCCCGTCGAACACGGGATATCTCCGGACGGGTACTCGTCGGCGATCGAGTCACCGCCGAGTTCTTCGTACACGCGCCGCGGCACGCTGAGCGTAACGCCAGCCCGACAGACCGCCCCGCGCAGCCGCTGGAACTTGTCGTTGTCGGGGCCACCACAGCGGACGAAAACGCCGGTATCGGCGACGTAGGCGGTCGTCATTCTCCGACGGCGTAGGTTTCGACGACCGGTTCGAGCGCCTGCAAGACGATCTCGGCTTCGAGCGGTGAGACGTCGAGTTCGCGGGCCGCGATGCGGGCGTTGACCGAGCCCTCGACGTACTCGGCGGCGTAATCGAGCGCCTGAGCGAGGCCGTCGAGGCCGTGACGGTCGACGAAGGTGTCGATGTCGCCGTCGTCCTCGCGACGCGCGACGGCCGCGATCAACGCCGGAGCGATGGTTCGGGAGTTCCCGTCCGTCGTCAGCGTGAGCGTGACTGGCTCGGCGGCGTACTCGCACGGCCGCTGGTCGCGGACCTTCTCGACGAGGCCGGCAGTCTCCAGTTTCTCGACGTAGTCGTACGCCGTTCCCTGCGGCACGCCGAGATCCTCGACGAGGTCGGCGACGGTCACCGGACCATCATCGAGAATGTGAGCGTAGATCCGGGCCAGTGCGGGCGTCTCCAACACGTCGACCACAGTCTGGAGGTGTCGGATCGGCGGGTGGCTCGACCCCGTCGGGGACTTCGCCATCTCGGTTACGAATTGCAGATAATTCGTGATAAGGGTTCCGGCGGTCGGGGGAACCGTCGGCGGGACGACAATTCAATACAGCTGCTTCTCCTTCTCCTCGCGCTCCCGTTCGCGCTCCTGCTCGGCCTTCGACTCCCGGCGACGGGCGATCCACTCCCGCACACCCGGAACGTACGTCCGGCGCATGTCGCGGGCGAACGCCCAGATGCCGTAGACCCAGAAAAAAAAACAGCAGGGTCCCCATGCCGAAGTACAGCCAGGTGGCGGTCGAGACCATCAGGTCTCCTCCCGGGCGCCGGGGTGGCCGCCGCCCATCGCCTCCGAGCGGAGGATGTCGTGGCAGACCGCGTCGCCGGTCTCCGTGTCGAAGACGTGGATCTTCCGGCGGTCGAGGACGACCTCGATGTCCTCGTCGCCGGCCAGGTCGCTGTCGGGCTCGACGCTCATCAGCAGTTCGTCGGCGCCGTGGGCGCTGGCGGCGCCGCTGGTACCGGTGTCGGCGCCGGCGGCGTCCTCGCCGCGCAGGACGAGGTAGACGAATATCTGGTCGCCCATCGGTTCGAGCACGTCCGTCCGGGCGCGGATGCGCCGGGTGGGGTTGGCGAGTTCGCCGGCCTCGCTGGCGGGGTAGACGTCCTCGGGGCGGACGCCGATGGTCACGTCGTCGCCCTCGACGAGTTCGGGGACCTGCGCGGGGTCGAACGCCACGTCGAACCCCTCGGTCCGTATCTCCTCGGCCTCGACGGTCCCCTCGACGAAGTTCATGCCGGGCGAGCCGATGAACCCCGCGACGAACAGGTTCGCCGGCTCGTCGTAACACACCAGCGGCGGCGCGATCTGCTGGAGGTGGCCCTCGTTCATGACGGCGATGCGGTCGGACATCGTCATCGCCTCGGCCTGGTCGTGGGTGACGTAGATGATGGTCGTGTCTAGTTCCTTGTGGAGGCGCTGGAGTTCCGTGCGCATGTGGACCCGGAGCTTGGCGTCGAGGTTGGCCAGCGGCTCGTCCATGAGGAAGACGGCGGGTTCGCGGACGATGGCGCGGCCGATGGCGACCCGCTGGCGCTGGCCGCCCGAGAGCTCGTCGGGCATCCGGTCGAGCAGCTCCTCGATCTGGAGGATCTCGGCGGCGCGCTCGACGCGGCGGTCGATCTCGTCGCCGTCGAAGTCGCGCAGCCGGAGCCCGAAGCTCATGTTGTCGTGGACGTCCATGTGGGGGAACAGCGCGATATTTTGAAAGACCATCGCGATGTCGCGGTCTTTCGGCGGTTTCGTCGTCACGTCGTCGCCGGCGATGGTGATCGTCCCCTCGCTGGGGATGGTGAGGCCGGCGATGGTTTCGAGCGTGGTCGACTTGCCACACCCCGAGGGGCCGACGAGCGTGACGAACTCGCCGTCCTCGATGTCGAGATTCATGTCGTCGACCGCCGTGACGTCCGCGTAGCGTTTCGTGACGTGTTCGAGTCTGACTTCTCCCATTGTGTTACTCCTTGAGTGCGCCCGCAGTGAGTCCGCTGACGATGCGCTCCTGGGCGATCACGACGAGGATCACCACGGGGAGGACGCCGACGATACTCGCCGCCGCCATCAGGTTGTAGAAGGCCTGATACTGGCCCTGGTAGTTGACGACGCCCCAGACGATGGGCGCCCAGTTCTGTGCCTGCCCGTCGGTCATCAGGAACGAGATGAAAAACTCGTTGTAGACGCCGATGAAGGTGAGGACGCCGGCCGTGGCGACCCCCGGCGCCGACAGCGGGATGATCACGCGAAAGAGGGCGCCGATGCGGGTGGCGCCCTCGACGCGGGCCGCGTCCTCCAGCCCGTCGGGGATCTGGCTGTAGAAGGTCGTGAGGATGAAAATAGAGAGGGGGAGAAAGAGCGCGCTGAACGGCGTCACCATCGCCCCGGGCGTGTTGAACCAGTTCGGGCTCGATATCGTCCCGACGGCGGGGAGCGTGAGGATCTCGACGTTGCCCGTGAAGAACTGGAAGAGGGGGATGATAAAGGCCGCCGGCGGGAAGTAGGAGATGGCCAGCAGCACGAGCAACAGGGCGGTCTTGCCGCGGAACTGCAGGCGGCCGAAGGCGTAGCCGGCGAAGCTGGCGACGAGGAGGACGATGAGCGTCGTCGTCAGCGCGATGACGATGCTGTTGAACATGTAGACGTGGAACGGCAGCCGCTGGAACATCTCGACGAACGAGGCGGGGTTGAACCCGTTGGGCAGCAGGCCGATGTCGGTCATCCGGTCGCCGGGCGTCAGCGCCAGCACGAGCAGCCAGTAGAAGGGAAACAGCGTCGTCACGAGGAAGAAAACCGTGACGACGTAGAACAGGAACTGGTAGGCGTCGCCGGGGTTGCGGATGGCCGCCCGGGTGCGCTGGGCGATCGGGCCGTCGTCGTCGCTTTCGCTCTCCTCGACCGTCTGGGGGGCCATCAGGCGCCCACCTCCAGGTCGGCGAACTTGACGATGTACACCAGCGCGACCAGGGCGACGATGCCGGCGGTGATGAACGCGACGGCGGCGGAGGTGGCGTAGCGTCCCGACCGGAAGGTAGAGACGACCAGGCAGGTCAGCGACGGCAGGGTCGAACAGCCGCCGGTCGTCTCGATGATACCGTAGACGCGCATCGACTGGATGGTCCGGAACAGCAGCGCCACGAGGAGCGCCGGCAGCACCAGCGGGAAGGTGATGTAGCGGAACTGCTGGACCCTCGAGGCGCCGGCCACCTTCGCCACGTCGTAGAGGCTGCGGTCGACGCTCTGGAGGCCGGCGAGGATGAGCAGCGCCATGAACGCCGAGGTCTTCCACACGTCGGCGACGATGACGATGATCAGCGTGTCGGTGGTGTTGATCAGCGGGTTCGCCGAGAACACGCCCAGGCTCTGCATCACGTCGGTGCCGACGCCGATCCCCGGCTGGAAGAACAGCCAGAAGATGAGCCCCTGGATGGCGATGGGCACCGCCCACGGGATGAGGATCGCGACGCGGACCCACCGGCGCCCGCGGAAGCTCTGGTCGAGGACGAGCGCCTGCCCGAAGCCGATGACCGTCTCCAGGGTGACCGCGATGGCCACGTAGATGAGCGTCACCGTGAGCGCGCTCTGGAACGGCTGGCCGAAGTCGAGGAAGGGGCTGCCGAGGACGGCGTTTCGCTCGCCGGTCAGCAGTTCGACGTAGTTCTCGAAGCCGACGAACTCGCCGACGTACTCCGCCGAGAACAGGGCGTCGGCGCGCAGCGACATCTCGAAGGTGCTGACCAGCGGCCACAGCGCCATCGTCGAGACGAGCAACAGCGTGGGCACGAGGAGGACGTACGCGAACCCCTGTTCGGAGAGACGCTCGGTCCAGTTGGCCGGGGCGACCGCCGCCGACCGCAGGCGGCCGCGGCCGTGTTCGTCGCTGGTCGCCATGTTAGACGCTCTGTTCGAGTTCTTCGAGGCTCCCCGCGAGCGCGGACATCGCCTCTTCTGGGGCCTGCTGCTGGGCGATCACCGCGTTGACGCGACTGGCGATCTGCGAGGACTGGTCGGGCCAGACGACCGTCACCGGCCGCGGGATGGCGTTCTCGCCGGCCACCCGGAGCGTCTCCAGGTGGGGGCCCCACGGGTCCACGTCGCCGACGTTCTCGGGGTCGAACAGCCGCCGGTCGCCGGTGAGGTAGCCGAGTTCGCTGAACTGGAACGTCCGGAAGCTCTGCTGCATCGTCGCCTCGATCACCTGGACCGCCGCGTCGACGTTCTGTGAGTTGGGGTTGACGGTGAGGTGCCACCCGCCCAGCGCCGAGGCGGTGCCGCCGATCCCCTCGTATTCGGACTCCTCCTGGCTGACCGCGTAGGGGATCGGCATCGTCCCCAGGTCGTCCGGCGAGAGGTCGCCGGACTCCTCGAAGGCGGTCGCCGCCTCGAAGATGCCGCTGGGCCAGTACCGCAGGGCGACGGCGTTGCCGTTCGTAAAGGGCGACAGCGACGGCCCCTCCGTCCACTCGAGGACGGCGTTGGGCGAGATCTGCCGGTAGCCGTCCAGCGCCTGCTCGTCGTCGGAGCCGTGGATGAGCGCCCGGACCATCCGCAGCGCCTGGTGGACGGGCTCCTCGTTCACCGTGACCGGGCGGTCGCCGACGGGGCCAAAGAGGGTATCCCGGCCGCCGAAGTAGGCGCCGCCCCAGGTGCTCAT
The window above is part of the Halosimplex rubrum genome. Proteins encoded here:
- a CDS encoding IS6 family transposase, with the protein product MPENASLGGNLDQFDLDFVDREATPRLLMKLSIQLHLAGLSLSNTVSVLDVFGVKRARSTVHNWVHKADLQPEGGHSPDHVAVDETVIRLNDEQYWLYAAVDPETNKLLHTKLRPTTTKVLAQSFLAELSEKHDVDDAVFLVDGSKSLQAACHRHGFDFRYEKHGNRNAVERVFREIKRRTICFSNCFSNAETETADDWLRSFSFAWNQLI
- a CDS encoding ABC transporter ATP-binding protein is translated as MGEVRLEHVTKRYADVTAVDDMNLDIEDGEFVTLVGPSGCGKSTTLETIAGLTIPSEGTITIAGDDVTTKPPKDRDIAMVFQNIALFPHMDVHDNMSFGLRLRDFDGDEIDRRVERAAEILQIEELLDRMPDELSGGQRQRVAIGRAIVREPAVFLMDEPLANLDAKLRVHMRTELQRLHKELDTTIIYVTHDQAEAMTMSDRIAVMNEGHLQQIAPPLVCYDEPANLFVAGFIGSPGMNFVEGTVEAEEIRTEGFDVAFDPAQVPELVEGDDVTIGVRPEDVYPASEAGELANPTRRIRARTDVLEPMGDQIFVYLVLRGEDAAGADTGTSGAASAHGADELLMSVEPDSDLAGDEDIEVVLDRRKIHVFDTETGDAVCHDILRSEAMGGGHPGAREET
- a CDS encoding carbohydrate ABC transporter permease, yielding MAPQTVEESESDDDGPIAQRTRAAIRNPGDAYQFLFYVVTVFFLVTTLFPFYWLLVLALTPGDRMTDIGLLPNGFNPASFVEMFQRLPFHVYMFNSIVIALTTTLIVLLVASFAGYAFGRLQFRGKTALLLVLLAISYFPPAAFIIPLFQFFTGNVEILTLPAVGTISSPNWFNTPGAMVTPFSALFLPLSIFILTTFYSQIPDGLEDAARVEGATRIGALFRVIIPLSAPGVATAGVLTFIGVYNEFFISFLMTDGQAQNWAPIVWGVVNYQGQYQAFYNLMAAASIVGVLPVVILVVIAQERIVSGLTAGALKE
- a CDS encoding carbohydrate ABC transporter permease — its product is MATSDEHGRGRLRSAAVAPANWTERLSEQGFAYVLLVPTLLLVSTMALWPLVSTFEMSLRADALFSAEYVGEFVGFENYVELLTGERNAVLGSPFLDFGQPFQSALTVTLIYVAIAVTLETVIGFGQALVLDQSFRGRRWVRVAILIPWAVPIAIQGLIFWLFFQPGIGVGTDVMQSLGVFSANPLINTTDTLIIVIVADVWKTSAFMALLILAGLQSVDRSLYDVAKVAGASRVQQFRYITFPLVLPALLVALLFRTIQSMRVYGIIETTGGCSTLPSLTCLVVSTFRSGRYATSAAVAFITAGIVALVALVYIVKFADLEVGA
- a CDS encoding DUF7437 domain-containing protein; this translates as MAKSPTGSSHPPIRHLQTVVDVLETPALARIYAHILDDGPVTVADLVEDLGVPQGTAYDYVEKLETAGLVEKVRDQRPCEYAAEPVTLTLTTDGNSRTIAPALIAAVARREDDGDIDTFVDRHGLDGLAQALDYAAEYVEGSVNARIAARELDVSPLEAEIVLQALEPVVETYAVGE